The following DNA comes from Terriglobales bacterium.
GCCACCGCCGCCGGCACCATTCCCTTGAGCGACTGGCCGCGCCGCGCCGCCGCCCGCACCTGGGTGGCGGAGACGGGCACGCGCACCCCGCTCATCAGGTAGACGGTCGTTTTTCCCAGCGCAATCGCCTGCCGCTTGGGGTCCGGCACGGCCTTGCGCCGCACCCGGGCGGGCAGGGCATCGAACGCATCCTTCAAGGAGAACCCCGGGCGGCTGGCCACAATGAAGTCGCATTCTTGGAGCAGCGCCTCCGGCCGGTACCAGATGGCGATGTCCTTGAAGGCGTCCATGCCGATGAGGAAAGACAGGCGGTCGCCTTTCTTGAGGTGCCGTTTCAAGCGGCGAAC
Coding sequences within:
- the nadD gene encoding nicotinate-nucleotide adenylyltransferase; protein product: MRIALFGGTFDPVHRGHLAVARRAVRRYQLDRVLFAPADLPPHKLKRPLTPFFHRLAMLALAVSGEGRFVVSAVDAARKRTRASYSIETVRRLKRHLKKGDRLSFLIGMDAFKDIAIWYRPEALLQECDFIVASRPGFSLKDAFDALPARVRRKAVPDPKRQAIALGKTTVYLMSGVRVPVSATQVRAAARRGQSLKGMVPAAVAKYIKRASLYRR